A region of the Agrobacterium sp. RAC06 genome:
GCAACGGCCGCACTGCTTGCCAGCTCGGCCGCCTACGCCGCCGATGTCTATCAGCCCGAACCGCAGCCCGTTTATGTCGATGCTCCCGAGGTTGCCGTTGCGGAAGCCTCCGGCTGGTACCTGCGCGGCGATCTCGGCTACAGCTTCAACAAGCTGCGCGGCGCCAACTATTTTCAGGGCAGCAACAATAACCAGGTCGATTTCGCCACGTCCTCGATCAAGGACAGCTTCTGGGTCGGCGGCGGCGTCGGTTACCAGATCAACAGCTATCTGCGCACGGACTTGACGTTTGACTACCTGACCAAGGCCGACTTCAACGGTTCGACTCGCGGCTCCTGCGGCGTTTCGACCGCATGCACCTCGCGCGACATCACGTCGATGCGCGCCTACACGCTGATGGCCAACGCCTATGTCGACCTCGGCACTTATGCGTATTTCACGCCCTATATTGGCGGTGGTATCGGCGGTTCCTACGTAAAGTGGGACAAGCTTCGCAACACTTCGTGTGCGGACAACAACTCGTCCAACTGTGACGCAACCGTCGAGCATCACGGCGCAGGCAGCTGGCGCTTCGCCTATCAGCTGATGGCCGGCGCCTCGATCGATGTAACCTGCAACGTCAAGGCCGATGTCGGTTATCGCTTCCGTCACACAGCCGGCGGCGACATGTTCGGCTACGCTCTGAACGGCGGCCCCGGCTACGACAAGGGCTTCAACAGCCACAGCGTCCATGCTGGCGCGCGTTATGTCTTCGGTGGTTGCGAAACGCCTGTGGCCTACCAGCCGCCGGCAGAGCTGCCTGTCTACAAGTAAGATCCATTCCGCGATCATGCACAGGGCTGCCTTAGGGCAGCCCTTTTGCGTTTCAGCCCGTCGCTGTGGCGGCGCAGACGGAACAAAAATTTCTCCTCGTGCGACAAGACCCGCTTGACTGACATGGGCGACAGGAGTAGTTCCGACGGCGGGACACCTCTCCCCAACGAGAGGCTAATTACCTGGAAGGGTATCTATATGGCTGATATCATCGCCCCCGCCGCGCGTCCGGCAAACTCTCATTTTTCGTCTGGCCCATGCTCGAAGCGTCCCGGTTGGTCGCTCGATGCGCTTTCCGATGCCCCGCTCGGTCGCTCGCACCGCGCCAAGGTCGGCAAGGAAAAGCTGAAGCTGGCCATCGACCTTACCCGCGAAATTCTCAACGTTCCCGCTGATTACCGCATCGGCATCGTTCCGGCCTCCGACACGGGCGCCGTTGAAATGGCCATGTGGTCGCTGCTCGGCGAACGTGGCGTGGACATGCTTTCCTGGGAAAGCTTTGGCGCCGGCTGGGTCACCGATGTGGTGAAGCAGCTGAAGCTTGCCGATGTCCGCAAGTTCAATGCCGATTACGGCCTGCTTCCGAACCTTGCCGAAGTCGATTTCGACCGCGATGTCGTCTTTACCTGGAACGGCACGACATCGGGTGTGCGCGTTGCGAATGCCGACTTCATCCCTGCGGATCGCAAGGGCCTGACGATCTGCGACGCCACCTCGGCGGCTTTCGCGCAGGACCTCGACTTCTCCAAGCTCGATGTCACCACCTTCTCCTGGCAGAAGGTTCTGGGCGGTGAAGGCGGTCACGGCGTGATCATCCTCAGCCCTCGTGCCGTCGAGCGCCTGACGACCTATGTTCCGGCCTGGCCGCTGCCGAAGATCTTCCGCATGACCTCGGGCGGCAAGCTGATCGAAGGCATCTTTGTCGGCGAAACGATCAACACGCCGTCCATGCTCTGCGTCGAGGACTATGTCGATGCCTTGAAGTGGGCAAAGTCGATCGGCGGCCTCGAAGCCCTGATCGCTCGCGCCGACGCCAATGCCAAGGTCATCTTCGACTTCATCGAGGAAAACGACTGGATTGCCAATCTGGCCGTTGATGACGCGACGCGCTCCAACACCTCGGTCTGCGTCAAGATCGTTGACCCTGCGATTACGGCACTCGATGCCGATGCCCAGGCTGCCTTTGCCAAGGGCATTGCCAGCATCCTGGAAAAGCAGGGTGTTGCCTATGACATCGGTGCTTACCGCGATGCGCCGGCCGGCCTTCGCATCTGGGCGGGTGCCACGA
Encoded here:
- a CDS encoding outer membrane protein, which gives rise to MTKTILAVATAALLASSAAYAADVYQPEPQPVYVDAPEVAVAEASGWYLRGDLGYSFNKLRGANYFQGSNNNQVDFATSSIKDSFWVGGGVGYQINSYLRTDLTFDYLTKADFNGSTRGSCGVSTACTSRDITSMRAYTLMANAYVDLGTYAYFTPYIGGGIGGSYVKWDKLRNTSCADNNSSNCDATVEHHGAGSWRFAYQLMAGASIDVTCNVKADVGYRFRHTAGGDMFGYALNGGPGYDKGFNSHSVHAGARYVFGGCETPVAYQPPAELPVYK
- a CDS encoding phosphoserine transaminase: MADIIAPAARPANSHFSSGPCSKRPGWSLDALSDAPLGRSHRAKVGKEKLKLAIDLTREILNVPADYRIGIVPASDTGAVEMAMWSLLGERGVDMLSWESFGAGWVTDVVKQLKLADVRKFNADYGLLPNLAEVDFDRDVVFTWNGTTSGVRVANADFIPADRKGLTICDATSAAFAQDLDFSKLDVTTFSWQKVLGGEGGHGVIILSPRAVERLTTYVPAWPLPKIFRMTSGGKLIEGIFVGETINTPSMLCVEDYVDALKWAKSIGGLEALIARADANAKVIFDFIEENDWIANLAVDDATRSNTSVCVKIVDPAITALDADAQAAFAKGIASILEKQGVAYDIGAYRDAPAGLRIWAGATIETADMAALMPWLTFAYETQKASLAKAAA